From the Paraflavitalea soli genome, the window TTTCAATCCCGTGATCGACCTGCTGCGTGAAGCAGCCATCGATCCCGATGTTACCTCTATCAAGATCACCGCCTACCGGCTGGCATCCAACTCCAAGGTGATCAATGCCCTCATCAATGCTGTACGTAACGGCAAGCATGTAACCGTGATGCTCGAGCTGAGAGCACGTTTTGATGAAGAGAACAACATCGAATGGAAAGAACGCCTCGAACTGGAAGGGGTAAAAGTTGTAATTGGTATTCCCAATATGAAAGTGCATGCCAAAATCTGCCTGATCAAAAAGCGGCAGAACAATCATACCATTCATTATGGCTTTGTAAGCACCGGCAACCTCAATGAGAAAACATCCTTTGTATACGGCGATCATTGTTTGCTGACAGCCGACCGCTTCATCATGGCAGATGTGAACCGCCTTTTCAATTACCTGGAAAAGCCCAGGGAAGGCATCAGGTTCCTGAAAGCCTGTAAAACATTGATCCCCTGCCCTACCAGTCTGCGCCGCGAACTGAATAAGCTCATCACCAAAGAGATCAGGAATGCACGTGCCGGTTTACCGGCCGGCATTACACTTAAGATGAATTCCCTGTCTGATGAAGAACTGATCACCCGCCTCTATGATGCAGCCAGGGCCGGCGTGGAGATCAAGCTCATCATCCGCGGTATCTTCTGCATGTACTCCGAAAGCAAAAAATTCAAGCAGCCTGTAAAGGCAGTGAGCATAATTGATGAGTTTCTCGAACATGCCCGGGTGTTCATCTTCCACAACAATGGAGATGAAAAAGTATTTATCTCCTCAGCCGACTGGATGGTGCGCAATCTCGACCACCGGGTAGAAGCCACTTGCCCTATAGTTGATGAGAATATTAAGAAAGTGTTGAAAAATATCCTTGAAATTCAATTGAGTGATAATGTAAAAGCCAGAATTTTGGACAATGATCTGAGCAACCGGTATGTGCGCGACAGAAAACAGAAGAAGGTCCGGTCGCAGGTAGAGATCTATAATTACCTGCATCAGAAAACCAGCGCTGTGCTGGGCATTGTGCAACCGCCTGTGGTACAGGCGGCTTCAGCAGTCTGATGCAGGCCGGCAAATTCATTCTTAAACTAATCCATGAGACTGGCGGCTATTGATATAGGAAGTAATGCGGCAAGATTGCTGATCTCCGATGTGAGTATGCAGGATAATGGCAAACCCCTGTTTCAGAAGATCAATCTAATACGGGTACCGCTTCGCCTGGGTTTTGATGTATTTGAACAGCAGGAGATATCCCCGGAGAAAGAAGCCATGATCATGAATACCCTCAAGGCCTACCGGCACCTGCTGGATGCGTATGAAGTACCCTACCTGAAAGCCGCTGCCACCTCCGCCATGCGCGATGCCGCCAATGCCGATCGTATCCTTCAACGGGTGAAAGAGGAGACAGGTATCGACATTGAGATCATTACCGGCGAAGCAGAAGCCTCCCTCATCTACGAGAACCATATTGCCGAAAACCTTGATAAGGACCACTCCTATCTCTATATTGACGTAGGCGGTGGCAGTACTGAACTTACCTTCTTTGCCGACAGTAAACTGGTATTCAAACGTTCCTTCAACATTGGTACCATCCGCCTGCTCAAAAAACAGGTAGAGGATGCCCAATGGGAGGAAATGAAAGACATGATCAAACGCGAAACCCGGGGTCATTACAATGATATGGTGGCCATCGGATCGGGTGGTAACATCAATAAAATATTCTCCATCTCCAAACGTAAGGAAGGTAAACCCCTTCAACTGGAACTACTCAAAGATTATTACAAAGAGTTCAGCAGTTTTACCCTGGCCGACCGGATGCGGCTGTACAGGCTGCGGGAAGACCGTGCTGATGTGATCGTACCCGCCCTGCAGATCTACATCAATGTAATGCGCTGGGCCAATATCACCGAAATATTTGTACCCAAGATCGGTTTGGCCGATGGACTCATACAGCACCTGTATGAAGAACTCAAAACGAAGCAAAAGTTGTCTGCTTTATAGTTTCGGGTTTAGAGTTTAGTGTTTCGGGTTCTTTAGGTGTCACAACTTAATTGTTTAAATAATTGTTGCTATCGTAGCGCTGCTTCGGTAACCAGCGGGTTAAAGCAGGTGAAACTTTCCCACAACGCGGCAGCAACCCGAAACCCGTAACACGATACCCGAAATTTCATACCTTTCCGCCCGCTTAACAAAAAATCACTCCCATGTCTGTTAATAAGGAAGTAAAAAGGATCACCACCAATACCTTGCAGAAAATGAAAAGCACGGGCGAGAAGATCTCCATGATCACGGCCTATGACTTTTCCTTTGGCAAAATATTCGATGCCGCCGGCATCGATGTGATCCTGGTAGGTGACTCTGCCTCCAATGTAATGGCAGGCCATGAGACCACCTTACCGATTACCCTCGACCAGATGATCTACCACGCCTCCTCGGTGATCAGGGGAGTGGAACGCTCGCTGGTAGTAGTAGACCTTCCCTTTGGTACCTACCAGGGCAATTCCAAGGAAGCGCTGGCCTCGGCCATCCGCATCATGAAGGAAACAGGCGCCCATGCGGTTAAACTGGAAGGGGGCGAAGAAATTGTAGAATCCATCAAACGCATCCTGGCAGCCGGTATACCCGTGATGGGGCACCTGGGATTAACGCCGCAGTCGATCTATAAATTTGGTACGTATACCGTGCGCGCCAAAGAAGAGGCCGAAGCCAATAAGCTGCGCAGCGATGCTAAAATATTGCAGGAGTCAGGCTGTTTTGCCATGGTACTGGAAAAGATACCAGCCCTCCTGGCCAAGGAAGTATCAGAAAGTGTAGCCATCCCCACCATTGGTATTGGTGCAGGCCGCCATTGCGATGGCCAGGTATTGGTGATGCATGACCTGCTAGGCATCAATACAGAATTCAAACCCCGCTTCCTGCGCCAATACCTCAATATGCATGAACAGGTAACCAACGCCGTTAAACACTACATTAAGGACGTCAAAGATAGAGATTTTCCCAACGAGCAAGAACAGTATTAAGAGAATACAGGATACAGAATACAGAATATAGAATATAGAATATAGAATCCTTTGCTTCGCAGGCAGTCGGCAATCGGCAATCCTTTACTTCGTGGGTATAAGGAGATATGCCTATATAGCCTTCTTGTGTTCCACATTCCATGGCTTTCTCCGATAAATCCGTTAAATTAGGAGTAACCAAACAGGACTATCATGAGAAAACTATTTTTGCTGCTGGCATTAATTGCCAGCTCTTATCTGCTATCCGCACAAAACACCCTCTCCGGAACAGTAAAAGACGCCAAGACCAAAGAACCACTCGCCGGCGCCTCCATCAACATCAAAGGCACCAACCAGGGTACCATCTCCTCCAACACAGGCACTTTCACCCTCTCCGCTAAAAAAGGCGACATACTTATTATCAGGTATATCGGCTATGCCACTTCAGAAATAACGGTAGACAACCAGGCAACACTGGATATTGAATTGACGGCAGGTGCCGGCAACCTCGAAGAAATAACCATTGTGGGCAGCCGCAGATTAGGCCGCACGGCTATGGAAACCGCCGTACCTATCGACGTGATCGATATCAAAAGCATTGCCCGGCAAACCGGCAAGTTCGATATCAATAATATGCTCCAGTTTGCCACCCCTTCTTTCAATGCCAACAAACAATCCGGCTCCGATGGCGCCGACCATATTGATCCCGCCACCATCCGTGGTCTGGGTCCCGATCAAACCCTGGTATTGATCAATGGAAAAAGAAGGCACCAAAG encodes:
- a CDS encoding Ppx/GppA phosphatase family protein, coding for MRLAAIDIGSNAARLLISDVSMQDNGKPLFQKINLIRVPLRLGFDVFEQQEISPEKEAMIMNTLKAYRHLLDAYEVPYLKAAATSAMRDAANADRILQRVKEETGIDIEIITGEAEASLIYENHIAENLDKDHSYLYIDVGGGSTELTFFADSKLVFKRSFNIGTIRLLKKQVEDAQWEEMKDMIKRETRGHYNDMVAIGSGGNINKIFSISKRKEGKPLQLELLKDYYKEFSSFTLADRMRLYRLREDRADVIVPALQIYINVMRWANITEIFVPKIGLADGLIQHLYEELKTKQKLSAL
- the ppk1 gene encoding polyphosphate kinase 1, whose product is MKRKTIARDISWLSFNARVLQEAADPSVPLRERIKFLGIFSNNMDEFFRVRVATLKRMTEMGSKLRNMHLEQSPDRILDQIQQIVLEQQAEFNQIWETVRKDLAREKIYLVNEKQLNKDQQKFVQTYFEEEVRSNIIPLMVESIPQFPYLRDKSIYLGVVLSRKDATLRRKYAVIEVPSKAIGRFTKLPSPDGEHHIILLEDVIRYNLKSIFSYFGYDRYQSWVFKVTKDAELDLDTDLATSLIQKIEKGLKNRRKGKPVRFVYDKEMDDGLLAYLIRKLNISRKESVIPGGRIHNFRHFMDFPDVFQRKGQRKKPFQHPLLKNTMRVTDTILQTDVMLNFPYHSFNPVIDLLREAAIDPDVTSIKITAYRLASNSKVINALINAVRNGKHVTVMLELRARFDEENNIEWKERLELEGVKVVIGIPNMKVHAKICLIKKRQNNHTIHYGFVSTGNLNEKTSFVYGDHCLLTADRFIMADVNRLFNYLEKPREGIRFLKACKTLIPCPTSLRRELNKLITKEIRNARAGLPAGITLKMNSLSDEELITRLYDAARAGVEIKLIIRGIFCMYSESKKFKQPVKAVSIIDEFLEHARVFIFHNNGDEKVFISSADWMVRNLDHRVEATCPIVDENIKKVLKNILEIQLSDNVKARILDNDLSNRYVRDRKQKKVRSQVEIYNYLHQKTSAVLGIVQPPVVQAASAV
- the panB gene encoding 3-methyl-2-oxobutanoate hydroxymethyltransferase, producing the protein MSVNKEVKRITTNTLQKMKSTGEKISMITAYDFSFGKIFDAAGIDVILVGDSASNVMAGHETTLPITLDQMIYHASSVIRGVERSLVVVDLPFGTYQGNSKEALASAIRIMKETGAHAVKLEGGEEIVESIKRILAAGIPVMGHLGLTPQSIYKFGTYTVRAKEEAEANKLRSDAKILQESGCFAMVLEKIPALLAKEVSESVAIPTIGIGAGRHCDGQVLVMHDLLGINTEFKPRFLRQYLNMHEQVTNAVKHYIKDVKDRDFPNEQEQY